The Rouxiella sp. WC2420 region GGCGCTGGATTTTCTATTTACAGGTGCCGCCCGGCCTGCTGCTGCTGGCTGCCATTGGCTGGTCGGTTAAACCGCAACCGGTACAACTGGAAAAGCTAAGGCAGGGCGACTGGTGGGGAATTATCACCATGGCGATAGGCCTTTCGGCGCTGCAAATCATGCTGGAAGAGGGAGGGCGCAATGACTGGTTTTCGTCATCATTTATCGTCAACTGTACGCTGCTGGCGGTGCTGGGGCTGGCGGGTTTCGTCTATGTCGAGCTGAAGAGCAAAACGCCATTTATCAATCTGCGGCTGCTTGGTCGCTATAATTTTGGGCTTGCCAGCCTGATGCAGTTTTGTTTTGGTGCAGTGGTGTTTGGTGTGGTTTTTCTGGTGCCAAATTATTTTGCCGAGGTTCACGGCTATAACGCCAGTCAGATTGGCGCGATGATGATCCCCTACGGCATTGTGCAATTTATTATGTCGTTTGCGACCCCACGCCTGATGCGCTGGACCAGCGCGCGCACGGCGATCATTGCCGGATTCGCCATCACCGGCCTCGGCTGTCTGATGAACATTCATCTCAACCCAAACGCGGCCTACAACGTGATTGTGCCTTCGCTGGTGGTGCGCGGTATTGGTCAATCGTTGGTGGTGGTCGCACTCGGCGTGATGGCGATTCAGGGGCTGGAAAAAGAACAGCTGGGTTCTGCCTCAGGCCTGTTTTCGATGGTGCGTAATGTCGGCGGGGCTATCGGCATCGCGCTGTCCAGCCAGATAGTCGTCGAGCGCGAAAAATGGCACGCGCAACGCATTGGCGAATCGGTAACGCTGTTTGCTCAGGCGACGCAACAGCGGCTGGTGGAGTGGGTTAATCTGTTGGCGCATCGTCATCTGGATTACGCCAGCGCATTGTATGGCGCAGGTGCCGCGCAATTGCGACAGCAGGCGTTGGGTTTAATAAATAACACGGTGCGCCGCGATGCGCTGCTGCAGTCATACAGCGACGCTTTTTATATCGCCGGGCTGGCAATGCTGGTCTGCATGCTGGCCGGATTTATTCTCAGGAAAAACGAGGATTAAAGATAAAATTCGGAAGGAGGGAGGCCGAACTGGCGTTTAAAGGCGGCGGCAAAGGCGCTTTGGCTTTCATAGCCGTGCTGCAAGGCAACCTGAACAATAGGCATGCCCTGCGCCAGTGACTCAAGAGACATCAGAAGACGCGCCTGCTGTCGCCAGCGACCAAAGGTTATGCCTGTTTGTCGTTGAAACTGACGATGAAAGGTTTTGTCGCTCATCGCCAGCATTGCGGCCCAGTCACTTGCCGCACGGCCATCGGCAGGTTCCTCGACCAGCGCCTGACAAACTCTGATAATCCTTGCATCCTGTGGCCATGGAAGATTAAAGGGCAGTATCGGCAGCGAGCAGAGCTCATCGAGGATAAAGCGCATCAGGCGGCCATCGCGACTTTCCGCCTGATAGTCAGTTTCAACTTTGGTCGCGGCAAGAATAAGCTCGCGCAGCAGGGGCGAAACATCGATAACACAGTCGCTGTCGGGTAATCCCGGGATGGCATCGGGATTAACAAAGATGCTGCGCATCCGAGCCGCTCCGCGCATGCGAACCGTGTGGCTGATACCGGCTTTCAGCCATACGCCACGGCTGGGTGGAACGACCCAGCGGCCGAGCTCGGTTTCAATGACCAGCACGCCTTCAATAGCGTAAAGCAGCTGCGCGCGCTGGTGTGAGTGGGCAGGAATAATATGACCGCTGGCGTAATCGGCGGCGACCCCGATAACCGGAATTGCGGTGGAATCATTTTCAAAAGACAGTGCCACTGTTGTTCGTCCTTGAAGCGAAAAAATATGACCATCAAGCTGCAATAGTATGCTAACTGTCGCTATTTAGACACCTTGCGTGCCGCGAAATTCACGCAATAAATCGATAAATACCCGCAGGTTGGCAGGCATATGACGGTTCTGCGGAAAATAAAGGCACAGGCCGGGAATGACTGGAGACCAGTCCTCCAGCACGGCTGTCAGGCGGCCGTGTTGGAGGTCTTCCCGCATATAACTGTCTGGCAAATAGGCAATACCCAGCCCGTCAATTGCCGCTTCGAGCATCAGCTGAATATTATCAAGCGTCAACATGCCCGGAACGTCGAGGGCGATTTCCTGACCCTCTTTGGAAAACTCCCACCGATAGCGCTTGCCGCTGGGCAGCCGCTGACGAATGCAACGATGCTGTGCAAGCTCTTCTGGCACCCTGGGCGTGCCGTGGCTGGTGAGATAATCAGGCGAAGCTACGGCAAGAAAACGCACCTCGCGCTCAAGGCGAACCGCCACCATGTCTTTAGGCACTGCCTCGGCCAATCTTATGCCCGCATCAAACCCTTGTTCAACCACGTCGACCAGTGATCCTTCCGCCACCAGATCCAGCTCAATGGCCGGGTAGCGGCGCATAAACTCAGGGACAATAGTGCGCAGCAGAAAACGGACTCCCGCCTCGTTGCCATTAATACGCAGCCGCCCCATCAGGTGACCCGG contains the following coding sequences:
- a CDS encoding MDR family MFS transporter translates to MARQIAAPAISLRTWVAVLGSVVGCFMAGMNVHVTNASLPNVRGSLGATFEEGSWITTAYLVAEIIIIPVTGWLVSIFSMRRVLMVGTAGFVFFSIACSLAPNIQSMIFARALQGAFGGVLIPLSFQLIVGELPSNKHALGMALFAVANNVAQAAGPSLGGWLTDAYSWRWIFYLQVPPGLLLLAAIGWSVKPQPVQLEKLRQGDWWGIITMAIGLSALQIMLEEGGRNDWFSSSFIVNCTLLAVLGLAGFVYVELKSKTPFINLRLLGRYNFGLASLMQFCFGAVVFGVVFLVPNYFAEVHGYNASQIGAMMIPYGIVQFIMSFATPRLMRWTSARTAIIAGFAITGLGCLMNIHLNPNAAYNVIVPSLVVRGIGQSLVVVALGVMAIQGLEKEQLGSASGLFSMVRNVGGAIGIALSSQIVVEREKWHAQRIGESVTLFAQATQQRLVEWVNLLAHRHLDYASALYGAGAAQLRQQALGLINNTVRRDALLQSYSDAFYIAGLAMLVCMLAGFILRKNED
- a CDS encoding helix-turn-helix transcriptional regulator, with protein sequence MALSFENDSTAIPVIGVAADYASGHIIPAHSHQRAQLLYAIEGVLVIETELGRWVVPPSRGVWLKAGISHTVRMRGAARMRSIFVNPDAIPGLPDSDCVIDVSPLLRELILAATKVETDYQAESRDGRLMRFILDELCSLPILPFNLPWPQDARIIRVCQALVEEPADGRAASDWAAMLAMSDKTFHRQFQRQTGITFGRWRQQARLLMSLESLAQGMPIVQVALQHGYESQSAFAAAFKRQFGLPPSEFYL
- a CDS encoding LysR family transcriptional regulator: MSPINKPTLNELRAFICVAEHLSFRRAADLLGVTRSSLSHVIRTLETTLGARLLHRTTRSVSLTEAGKRFLKNLEPVISGLDAAFENVAGTPGHLMGRLRINGNEAGVRFLLRTIVPEFMRRYPAIELDLVAEGSLVDVVEQGFDAGIRLAEAVPKDMVAVRLEREVRFLAVASPDYLTSHGTPRVPEELAQHRCIRQRLPSGKRYRWEFSKEGQEIALDVPGMLTLDNIQLMLEAAIDGLGIAYLPDSYMREDLQHGRLTAVLEDWSPVIPGLCLYFPQNRHMPANLRVFIDLLREFRGTQGV